GAATGGACGGAGGCGTTGACAACGTTTCAGGATTTGCTGGTGAAATATCCTGAAATGCGTGACTTGAACAAAATGTATCTGCGCTTCCCGGCGCAATATCAAATCGCAGTTGCGCTGGATAATCTCGAGCGCGACCAGGAGGCGGTCGAGACGCTTTTTCGCTTCAATCAGGACTTGCTGGAACGCAGCGATGTCATCAGCCCGCTGCAATACTCGTTTTTCTTGGATCAAATCCGGAATTTGGCGCCGCGACTTTTAGCCTCGCCGGAATTGTCCGCTTCGCAAAGTTATCAAGCAGAGCTGGAAGCGCTCGCCGAGCAGAGCAAGAAACACATTCGCGAGAAGTATTTCTTGCAGCTTTTGGATCGCAAACTTTACGAAATGGTGATTGCGCGCAAGGAGTATAAAGCCAAGTTCCGCTATGTTTCCGAAGAAGCGGATGGCGATCCCTTCTTGCTCGCCTACCGGGCTCTGCCCGATCCCAGCGGTATTTACACCACCGGCCTTCTGGGATTGCAGATCAATTTAGAGCAACTCCGGCAAAAGCTGTTTCCGACGATTCTGCGCAATTTGAAATCCAGCGATCAGGTGACGCTGGCGATATTGAACGAATCTGGCGATTATGTGATCGGCACCGCCAGATCGACAGAGCCGCCGATTGCGGTGCGGACGTTGGAAGAGCCGTTTGAGTTTTGGCAAGTCGCAGTGTATCTCAGCGAGGCGGCGCCGGCGGCACAACGGTGGGATTTTCGCACGACGCTCTCACTGTGGTTGATCTCGCTTTTATTGCTCAGTATTTTGTTGGGCGCGTATATTTTCATCCGCCGCGCGCGGCGCGAAGCTTATCTCTCGCAGATGAAATCAACGTTCGTCTCGAATGTTTCGCACGAGCTGCGCACACCGCTGGCTTCGATCAAAATGCTGGCCGAGCTTTTGGAGATGCAATTGGCCGGGCAATCCGCAACGGCTCCTGAAAATTTCAAAGCGCGGGCAGAGAATTATTTGGGCATCATCCGCCGCGAGTGCAGCCGGCTGGGCCGGTTGATCGAGAACGTGCTCGATTTCTCCAAGATCGAGCGCGGCGTCAAACAGTATAATTTTGAATATGAAGACCCGGCAGCCGTCGTGCGCATGGCAGTCGATTCGTTCCGCCCGCATGCCGAAGAGCAGGGCTTCATGCTGGCGCTGGATATTGCCGAGCCCTTGCCGGAATTGCGCCTGGACGCAGACGCGATTTCACAGGTGATTTTGAACTTGTTGAGTAACGCGGTGAAATACAGCGATGCGGTGAAAGACATTCGCGTACGCGCTTATCAAAAAAACGCCAACGTTGTGATCGAAGTGAGTGATCGCGGCATCGGTATCGCTGCGGCGGAACTTTCCAAAGTATTTGAAGATTTTTATCGCGCCGATCAGCGGCTCAATTCACAAAAGCAGGGCGGCATGGGCTTGGGGTTGACCC
The window above is part of the Cytophagia bacterium CHB2 genome. Proteins encoded here:
- a CDS encoding tetratricopeptide repeat protein; the encoded protein is MLNTLFKMLKRQWNEIRVGLIFLGLILIPSGLLAYFSLRAIENEKLLSKERLQESYSQFARLAAREIDDELEDVEKRWSSTVKRIIDKDERIPAPEELDELTQTEPLIAACYLLTAPGKVAYPPDLSLREAGSPPEQAPMESELFHREHELFNRLVTRGEELEYLSYDLKGAIATYREIAAQVTSSQLRAMAESYVGRALMKQGEWTEALTTFQDLLVKYPEMRDLNKMYLRFPAQYQIAVALDNLERDQEAVETLFRFNQDLLERSDVISPLQYSFFLDQIRNLAPRLLASPELSASQSYQAELEALAEQSKKHIREKYFLQLLDRKLYEMVIARKEYKAKFRYVSEEADGDPFLLAYRALPDPSGIYTTGLLGLQINLEQLRQKLFPTILRNLKSSDQVTLAILNESGDYVIGTARSTEPPIAVRTLEEPFEFWQVAVYLSEAAPAAQRWDFRTTLSLWLISLLLLSILLGAYIFIRRARREAYLSQMKSTFVSNVSHELRTPLASIKMLAELLEMQLAGQSATAPENFKARAENYLGIIRRECSRLGRLIENVLDFSKIERGVKQYNFEYEDPAAVVRMAVDSFRPHAEEQGFMLALDIAEPLPELRLDADAISQVILNLLSNAVKYSDAVKDIRVRAYQKNANVVIEVSDRGIGIAAAELSKVFEDFYRADQRLNSQKQGGMGLGLTLARQIVRAHGGEISVRSEVGQGSTFTFTLPIPESVMLENSLEGGGAKGASQRPGNRSYAIEVSS